Proteins encoded within one genomic window of Haematobia irritans isolate KBUSLIRL chromosome 5, ASM5000362v1, whole genome shotgun sequence:
- the LOC142241739 gene encoding uncharacterized protein LOC142241739: MDMDYNRKKEICQLKYNIRKQKSSNTSNSSSSVSISLASGVKCAETIDDLLIKIESDSSTTDTDMFASFSGENSQSGEIILDAPVTAQDESSSIASPSTSAGAAGATTSSSSAALNKTALIALQQLASISSTHSIERLLPQLPKDLLAQNETLVYAGRPGKRLPRQSSKRLSQFETNRCPLCSRVYRSQAFLNEHMRKEHSVLI; this comes from the coding sequence TGAAATATAATATTCGAAAACAAAAGTCCTCCAATACTTCAAATTCATCCTCAAGTGTTTCCATATCCTTGGCCAGTGGCGTTAAATGCGCTGAGACCATTGATGATCTCCTAATCAAAATCGAAAGTGATAGCTCAACCACAGATACGGATATGtttgcttcattctctggtgaaAATAGCCAAAGTGGTGAAATAATTCTGGATGCCCCAGTAACAGCTCAAGATGAGTCATCTTCAATAGCTTCACCTTCAACATCTGCTGGTGCAGCCGGGGCCACAACTTCATCTTCTTCTGCCGCTCTAAATAAAACAGCTTTAATTGCCCTCCAACAATTGGCCTCGATATCATCGACTCATAGTATTGAACGTCTATTACCACAATTACCCAAAGATCTATTGGCTCAAAATGAGACGTTAGTATATGCCGGACGACCAGGTAAACGGTTGCCACGTCAAAGTTCCAAGCGTTTGTCTCAATTCGAAACGAATCGATGTCCCCTTTGTTCGAGGGTCTATCGTTCACAGGCATTTTTGAATGAGCACATGCGTAAGGAACACtcggttttaatttaa